A segment of the Manis javanica isolate MJ-LG chromosome 10, MJ_LKY, whole genome shotgun sequence genome:
ACTTTTCAACTACTGAGACTTTGTGCTTTAAAATGGCATATTAACTAAATTATGaagatatatttcaaaacaaaatccagCTCACAATTACAAAGTATACACACAGtgtggaaaacaaaaaataaattagtgcATTTCTTTACTAAGATTcttataaagaacttttaaactATCCATTTAGTCTGTACATACATTTCAAGTAACATTTGGCTTGACTTAAAGTCAAATAAAAGGCTAAGCTTTTTATAAGACTAATCCATTAAGATGGACTCAAACTCTAAATCAAGCCCTGAAACCAAGCactcaaatatttgaatattaaataGTTTAATATTTCTGCATGGTATAAGGTTTTCAAAGAGTAActccaagttttatttttaactatggGAATGGCCCACACTTGGATAAACTCACAAATTAGTAGTCTTTTAACAAGCAGCAGTAGTAGGAACACTTAATATTTATTGTAGAGCCCTTGCCATACCAATCAGTATCATTAACCTATTCACAGAATTAACTAAATCACAGAATgtctccttttgttttatttgttcttaaatGAGCTAAAGGAAACAGAGGTAGAATCCCATTTTCTTAAGTACTACTTATAAGCCAATCCCACACATTAAGGTATTTTTATGTCACAGAAACACTAATACTGCTTCTTCAGTGAAGTAGGTAAAAGAATTCTGAGAAATTACATAAATTTTAACTTTAAGAAATCCATGTTATACTAAAAACTAGTCAACTTATGGAACTATTGTCTACTTACAGACTTGACCATAAAATGACAGTCaccaaaatttttttcaaagcattACTTTATAGGTGATTTTATGGTATTTTACCATttctagaaggaaaaaatattccttGGTAACCAGTGCCTGAGCTGGAGGTAACTATAGTCTAACATGCAAAGACAAAACCTGAAGCATCTCAAGAATGTCTGTAGTTAACTCATAGTAATATCTGTATTACTGTGAAACTCCTTTCTTTCTAGTCTTCCAGTAACAAACTCCATGCAGCAGGGCTTGGCTTGGAAGGTTGCTCTGAAAAATACAAACAGGCCATCATAGCCTGAAGCACAGAATGCCTACTCTAAACATCTTTACTCCCTGCTCTtccaaaaaagtatatatattttttaaaaacacccaaaatatcaccagtacattttataaaataaaatgcaaattttattaAGGATTTCAAATTACATATTTCAAATTTCTAGAATGGAATAGAACTATTTTAGAACTGGAGACATGGCATAAATGAACACTGATAATTCCTCAAAGCTCCAAAGAAACAATTCCTCTGCAAACCACATCCCCCTTATATAACAAGACGAAATATCTACCCCTTCCACTTTGGCAATAGCTATTTCCTaaaggaatgggaaaaaaaaaacagtagtgGTTTTACTACTTAAGTTCATTAAAAATGGGATTCTATCTttagattaatatttttttagtttagaAAAAGCTGTGTTCACATGAGCTATGggccaaaaagcaaaaaacaaaatcggCACAGAATGTCTAACCAAAGCAACCAAAACCATTTtggaaataaagaggaaaaatatgagGTGTTTTCATGGCACTGTTTTCCTATAAACTTTTACAATTGGTTAAGGATTTCCAGTAGTTTGAATTAAAATCTCAGGAGAGAAATGGATAGTACTACTACACAAATAACAAAATGTGTTCACATCTAAGACCCTAATATTCAGTTTTCAAAATGGAAGCTCTACGACCTCCAAGAATGGACTCAATGTAACTTTATTAAGAGCAGAAACTCTGGGCCATAGTTCACACTCACTGTCAAAGCTTTTAAGttcaccacaaaaaaattaacagtaattagCCTGAGGTATTTTAAATGTGGCTCTGCAGTCTCAAATTCAATAACATTTTTCTCCCCTAAATATGGgtcttatttctactttaataccCTGATCTCTGCAGTATTTACAACAAGATGGTCACAActaaaatacctggaaataatCCTTAGATCTTTTGAAATAGTTGCTCATCCATCACCCCTATTATAAAACTGGAGCCACACAAAGAACTTCGAGTGTTGCTGATCAGATCCAGAACCTGTATTTCCCAGTTTCATTATCAAACTCTGGTAATGCTGAAAGGCATACTTTTGGTACATACTAACCCAATTTTTGAGCTTTTAATTAGATtgaaacatttcagaaaatttaACTTAATATGCCTTAACACATCTGTGAGGTAGTTAAGTAAACAGTACTACCCATTGTAATACACAGTAAACAGAAGCACAGGTAAATGATATACTTATACTTTAAGCAATAAAAGTGGAAATTAACCATAGAGGCTTGGGACCTTCACTCACTATAGCTCTAACCAAAGGAGATAAAATTTAACATTGAATATTTCTCTTCAAAACACATCATTTAAGattctgtcattcttttttagtttcttattaGTAACTGCAGTACCTCTTCCTAAGTTGGCACCCTTTCTTTCTTCAATATGGTAAACTGGGTACAACAATTCAAGCTAGGCTTTTGCTTCTATCTGCTTTAGTACAAAATTAAGATATTACCTATGAGAACTAAATattatatttgacatttttattttagactgaaaaaacaaaaacaggcaaaCAGCAAAAAACTTGAATATGCTTGTCAAATGACGTAAAATTCATCCTTTCCAGGGAAGCAGAAGGTAGACCCTACCACAAAGAAAAGACGCTAAATTAATGAAGGCTAAATTTAAAAGTACAGTTAAAATAGTGAGGCTTAACTTCTGAAAAGACCAGGTTTTATTCACCTCCCTGTGGTAATCAATAACCATACCATGAATTAGGTTTCTTTATAGTTAAACTATAtcacctaaaataaaaaaatctctttttaacAATCTAAGTTACCAGATATGGTCTTACTGGAAATTCTTAACCATATAACTGTCTTAACAAGTTTCTATTTTTTCAATGATGAAGTATCTTTTAGTATAAGTCACTGCATTTCTATAACAAAGTAATGAAAGGCACACGAGTGCAAGCAAACTTAAACCCATTCAACTATCAGCTAAAATAATACTTTGGTTCTTCAGGAAAAAGATTAGCAAAACAAAAAGTTTCATTCAACACTTCTGTTCATTTTCACAGCTGTAATCTAACAGTTGCATGATAAAAAGTACTCAGAAGAACCAAACTATGTAGCAATGAAATGAGCATGCATGAGAGAATCTGTGCATTCAAGGTTTCTGGCAGAAAAACTATAGTTAAAATGCTAGGTAGAACAAACTggtctttaaaattttagttcctttcctttaaaaaaaaatgagtctaccaagaaaatacaaaaacataaggCTGTAAGTAAATAATAGCTGTGTTTAGGCTATTACAGTGCAGGCTGTCCTCAAGGCCACCCATCCTGCTTCACTGCTGCTTGCACTCTGCGGGGTTGTGATCCTTCTGTTAAAGGAGAATAACACGTCAATCCACCTTTTTCTATGTGTTTCAGTTAATTTTTCAACAACAATTAACTACCTTAATTACCATATTAAGCCATTCTATCAAAATTTTTGCCTAATTAGAGAAATAGTATAGCAATGATGGGAAATTATGCATGTTATCAACTcacaaaaatgctaaaataaagcCCAAATTTTACAAAGTATGAGCTCCATAAAATGAAACCACAAGCCACCATCTTAGAAAATAATCAAGCAATGTACAGTAGTCCTATTACCCATTATTTCTGCCTTTCCACTGATCAGTTATTTGAAATTACTAATCTATTCATATTTAGCTGTTAAAGAGTAATTCATATTATTAAGACTAACGAGTTTTAACTATCCTCTATTACGGGCTCAGTAGGTTAAAAGAATCTTCTGGATAAAAATATCCATAATCCAGCATAATGCattaaagagaagccagaagtttcaAATGAACCCTAATAATGTGTGAACAGACTGGGTCTCTCAGAGATGAAGAGCTGCTTGGGAGACTATAAAGAACAGTACTGCTCCCCTATTCCCGAGCACTCCTATATTCAGATGACTTACTAAAAAACTTAACCTCTGCTTACAAGGTTTCCTATGGAGGAAAAACAACATGGTAAAGAATAAAGAACCCAACATGCTTTTataaaattgggggaaaaaaaagccccAAGATAATGTATCATTAAAAGAGAAGCCTAGGATGTACTTAGCATGAAACTAGGAAAAATACGTGgtcagaacaaaaataaaaatttcttaggCAAGGTATTCTGAAATTACATGTACTACTGAAAGCCAGTAAggatcaaaaaaggaaaaaacaatatatatatgcatgtacatatgtacatgcatatgtatgtgtgtatgtatttatctcCAGTTCTTACTGAAGATTTTAATGGACAAAAATGAGCTTTATATTCAGAAGCACCAACTCTTATTTAACCTGTCTTAAACTGAATAGAAAGCAGCACTGATTTTGCTCACCTTTGGGTCATAGTCTGgatcattttcttcatctccttcttcttccccttcctaTATTAAAGTTCAAAATGCATCCATGAAGTAAGTAAATAGTAGGGAGAAATGGCTCATAATGTAGGGAGAATTTATTACAAGTTACTCTATGGGTCAACAGACTTTCATGATTACAGAGTTTGGTGACAATGCAATTTAATTTGAAAGCTTCTAATATGAAAAATTTCCCAACACAACTTGAGACATCCAGACAGCTTTTATTGAAAAGATTTACTGCAGCCAACGTTGAAAAAGTTTACTGCAGCTTTTGACTTCTTCAAAGAGCTGATAACCCTGCAGCAGAAcagaattatttgaaataaaaaaattgttctgagttttgcaatttatttattgaaaccTTATACATACATTGTTTGGCTGTAGAATtctaaaatcatatttttttccaaaaatgttaTCCCATATCACAGAATAATGATTATAGCAAAGGAATACATAAGTCACTCAATTTGCTTCTCAATGTGTTAAACAGAGAACTATTTGCTCATTTGGTAAACATTACCTCATCCGCTTCTTCACCTTCTTCATCAtactaaaaagggaaaaaaaaaatgaagtttgacTGAAGctaacaaatatttgagaataGCATTAGTTATATCCACCCTCGTATCCTCTATTACCTTAAGAGGAACAGTACTTTTCCTCCAGTGACTGATCAATAAACAACTGAGGCAATCAGTGCAGTATCATGGTCTAAACCCAGCAATTTAAACCATTAATACAATAATATAATCTTGGATGAAGTGTGATCAGAAAATTATTAGTCTTAAGTACTATTATCTGCCTATAGTTATATGTGGAATACAATTCATGACAAGGACCTAGAGCCTACTTGAATGATTGTCATTTAGCAATGAAGATATCCAATTTCTGAGGGTTACCTAATTTTGTCTTGTTACTTAATATTCCTCTGGATTCAAATTCTATGCTTCCCATAATAAATATTGTTATGTAAGCACTAAAATACATTCCAAGTGTGTTTTGTTTGGTCAAAGACCAAACAGGTAGTAGATCAACAACAGTTAATCAAACCTGTGAAGTTACACTAATTCAGAGTGCTCTTCCTATTAGCCTGAAAATAAAGACTACTACAATTGAACCCAAAGATTTTAGAAGGACCTATTTAagacaattcagcaaagttatctACAGGACATCAACAATTAAACTAATTTTGAATTATTCCATCTTGCTTTTTAGAAATCACATCTACTCATTACATTAAACCTCTCCTGAGTTCTGACTTCCAAACCCTCACCCAAGCAATTCCACTGCAGGGCCCAGActcacatcatcatcatcatcttcaatAGCTTCCCCAGTGAAGTATAACACTGATCTTGGAATTATACGCTCACGTAAAAAGTGACCAATTTCAAAGTCTGCAGCAAGGATAGCTTCAGCATCATCATCCTTATTAAGAAAACGAAAATCTGattactttatttaatttggtatatGCAAGACTCTTGAGTTTAAATCGTATGAAGAAACTCTCAGCTTCACTTTTAACTGTCACTTTTAAAATTAGCTTACAAATGTGATGAGTTATCTACACATGGTCTAGGTTTACAagcttttaataaaaattgtttaaaagttATTTAGCAGGCACGCATACACAGAAattttgggaaataaaaattagaactcATTGCTTAGTTTTTTTCTGGCTTAAAGTTAAAATATAGAAGCAACTGTTACATTACtgcaattttccttttaaaatattaactattgAAAATTCTATATAGAATATTACTAAGAATCTCTGGTTTTATAACATTAAGTATATGGCACATAATGTAAGACCCCAAAGGATCACTTCACACTCCCTAAGGCAGTACCCAAGCAGGTATATAACAccaaatgaggagacagagtcCTATTTGATCCTAAAGACTAAGTCAATCTATTTAAATTGTTATACTAAACAATGTGTTAACATTTTGTGAATTCCATGAATGTTTACTGATTAATCAACATAATCTActctaaaacaataataaaagaacacaaaaagggGGAGTGGACTTTGAAGGAAATAATTCTAATTACAGGTGGAGGTGGTCTATCAGTAACCACTTAAGACTTTCAGTTCCATGAACATGttaacagacaaaaaacaaacagaaaaacccacTTGAACACAAGCTCCAAATCCTCACACCTTTTGACAACAGAATAGCATGAATCTCTATTATTTATGCTCAGAACTTCTTTCTTTTACCTAAATTCACATGCTGCTTTCTAATCTCCATTTCTGTCCTATAAAAGACCTTCTAAGCCAAGCCAGTTACTACTCTTTACAGGCAGAAATAGATGCCTTTTGCAGATTTGGTATCTAGGCCTCAGCCAAAACTACTCTCaagtattcaaaatgaaaaatttctaatTCCATATTTATCAAACAATTTAAACTACCTCAGTTAATTTCAAGAACGTGGTCaacagaaaaccaaattcaaaacataCCTAACCTACCCTGCCTACATAGATTTCTCTGAGGTGGTTGTTCCTCATTCCAGGCTATCTGCCAGGCACAGTCACAGGTCTTGGCTCTATGGCTACAATATGAAACCATACTTCCACTGGTATAACAAATACAGAAAGAGTTGTAGTCAGAATGTGGTTAGAGTTTAGAAAATAGTATAAATGGCTCAGTACAATCTAATTTCAATGAGGGAGGAAACCCAAATAGTACTGAGAATTTGAATTCCCCTTAAAGCAATATTTCCAAGtctccaaaaaaatgaaaatctgtagCCTCCCAGCATTTCTGTAAGCATTATGAATGAAACAATTTCAAATGCAAAAAGGTCTTCACGTTGCATGCCTCAGAACAAAATGTTAAAGCAGCCAACTGTCCCACTCCTCACTTTTGAGGACTAGTCTTTTAATGTTATATACAGTGAACAgttcaacaaataaatttaacTTACCAGATCTCCACTCTCAGGAACTGCaaaattgagaaaagaaattcaaatgaataaaaaaattaatcaaagccTATAATAAAACAACCCTTAATAACCAAACCAAAACACTATTTACCTTCAGGAGGggcaaaaaaattgaagaaagagTCATTGGAAACTGTTTTAGTCACAGTACGAACTGTCCCACGTCCCTTGTGTTTTTGCTTCTTCTTAATGGTTTTCAATGTGacgttctttccttttttccaatcTATCTGGCACCTtccaaaacaaagggaaaaaatctATCACAACAGATTACTTTCAATTACTAGGAGAGTTGAGattttttccaattaaatatatttagattTCAACTTTTAGAGGGAAAAGCTGGTTCAAGTGCTTTCTGTAgcagtataaagaaaaatattttatttaaattttttcaataaatattcacattGAGCACAAACTCAcaatataataaatttaaatgtgCAATCTTCCTTTGGAGAAGTATCGGTACAACTATGGGCCAAGAAGTCAAGGTAAAAAATTAAGCTATTctcaaaaaacattttattgaaatgtttGGTGATAAACTAtgagtgtatatgtatacatatcaaGCATATGCTAGTAAATACCAAGTATCACAAATGATTAAGTACAACAAAAACAACTTTGACATCCTGTTAAAGTAGAATTAAACTCACCCTGTACAACCCATAATTTCTGGTCCATCAAAAGAAAAGGGATCAGCATCATCTGGTTCTGACCTCATCCTGTATGTCTTTGTCAACACTTCATTTGTGAAATATTCATTGGGTTCAAAGTGAAACTCTAAgacaaaactcttaaaaaatataaaaattagttaagTTCCTATATCAATTTCAGTGCCTTAGTAAATAAAACAATCTgtgattttcataaataaaaaattctaagtgACGTTTTTCCTACTTTGGGAAAGGGTCAGATAAATCCCAAATTACGTTAAAAGCAAAACAAGGCACaaaataaactgaataaaatGTAATTCAGCTTACAACTATTTAGTAACATGTTTACAAACAGGTAAGGCACACCTGAAGAAACTGCCAAGCCCTCTTCCCTCAATCCCCAAAGAGAAATTTAAATCTTAGATCAAAACCTAAGCTTGACAGATAAAATGCCCAACCTTACTACATGCAATAGAAGAATCTATAGCATATTTATAAGCTTTGCCCAAACTTCACATAATACTGACTATTCTGTTGGGGGAGAATCTGTTGGCCTATCTTTATCTTTTGTAATAGGAAAGTGCAGGGAGACAGGGCCCTCTAACAGTCTTGTTTTGTATAATTCCCAGACATGTGCCTTTTAATACACaatcagtattttcttttatgttatctAGGATCAAGGGCTGACTACATTTCAAAAATAGTTTTATGtctaaagggagaaaaaggaatacTGAGTCACCATCATCAACATCCAATTTCTTCTCATTCCATCTCTAAACCTTCAATATTACCTTTTTTACAAAGTTCCATTTATCTACCTATAAACATCTAATGTTACAAATTGGATATATTTCAAAGTTCTTTTACCATAGGCTGACCAGCATCTGAGAACTTCACTTTAATATCTTTCAAGTGCTTCAGTATGGGTTCATCATGttccttcaaattaaaaaaaatattaaaaatgagtaaCAGCATTTTAGGATTAGTGTTCTATTACTGGACAATAAACACTTAGTGGAGACATTTTATAGTGAGATTTTCTACAACAATTGTTAGCCATAAGACTTACTGTCCAGATTATATCTTATACTGAAGCTAGTTTATTTAGTTCTACTTTCTTCTGCCAGTGGTAGAAAAAAAGTGACTAAATAGGTAATACACCACTAAATAGACTCTAAGAGCTTTCCCTTCTGCTTGATCTCCTTTGCTAAAGGAGAAATACAAGAGTTACTGTTTTGAAATCTTCACATTAACTTCCAACACTCAAACTATATGTAAGGCAACAAAAATACTACAATGTAGGTGGTCAGAGGCTCAGATGTTTCTACTAGGAGAGGTAAAGTTTCTTAGAAAAAGTGACAGCTGTGTCAGTTCCCCAGAGAAACTGACACCTGTGAGAGTGAAACATCTTTGTAGTATTCCTTTAAAATGCAAAGCTTCCTTGAAATAGTTTCAGACTGAAAAGGTCTTTTGAGTTAAGATAACTGAAACTGTTAAAACTATCCTACCTCCTTAACAAGGAATCTAACAACAACAAAGGGCTGTGAGAAAGCACCAGTCAATGATGAGCAATTATCAAAGGAACCACTTCATTAcctaatttttgaaaataaatcataatCTATTGATTATATTAATCAAAGCTGCAATTTTCCTTCTACAGATAACAAGTGTTCAAAAGAAAGCTATTATTCTATCAAGGTCCACAATGAAGAAACTGGTCATCACAGCCATTTAAATTTCAAAGACTTATCCTTTGAGgtaaattgatatttttaatattacctGAACCATATCACTGAGCAGGTCGACATTCTTAAAAACAGTCAACCAAAATTCAGGAATTCCCTTGGGGtcttctttctcttcatcctttttCTCATCTTCAATCTTGGCCTTTTCTTTCAGCTCCTCCT
Coding sequences within it:
- the NAP1L1 gene encoding nucleosome assembly protein 1-like 1 isoform X1; this translates as MADIDNKEQSELDQDLDDVEEVEEEETGEETKIKARQLTVQMMQNPQILAALQERLDGLVETPTGYIESLPRVVKRRVNALKNLQVKCAHIEAKFYEEVHDLERKYAVLYQPLFDKRFEIINAIYEPTEEESEWKPDEEDEISEELKEKAKIEDEKKDEEKEDPKGIPEFWLTVFKNVDLLSDMVQEHDEPILKHLKDIKVKFSDAGQPMSFVLEFHFEPNEYFTNEVLTKTYRMRSEPDDADPFSFDGPEIMGCTGCQIDWKKGKNVTLKTIKKKQKHKGRGTVRTVTKTVSNDSFFNFFAPPEVPESGDLDDDAEAILAADFEIGHFLRERIIPRSVLYFTGEAIEDDDDDYDEEGEEADEEGEEEGDEENDPDYDPKKDHNPAECKQQ
- the NAP1L1 gene encoding nucleosome assembly protein 1-like 1 isoform X3 → MADIDNKEQSELDQDLDDVEEVEEEETGEETKIKARQLTVQMMQNPQILAALQERLDGLVETPTGYIESLPRVVKRRVNALKNLQVKCAHIEAKFYEEVHDLERKYAVLYQPLFDKRFEIINAIYEPTEEESEWKPDEEDEISEELKEKAKIEDEKKDEEKEDPKGIPEFWLTVFKNVDLLSDMVQEHDEPILKHLKDIKVKFSDAGQPMSFVLEFHFEPNEYFTNEVLTKTYRMRSEPDDADPFSFDGPEIMGCTGCQIDWKKGKNVTLKTIKKKQKHKGRGTVRTVTKTVSNDSFFNFFAPPEVPESGDLDDDAEAILAADFEIGHFLRERIIPRSVLYFTGEAIEDDDDDYDEEGEEADEGYQLFEEVKSCSKLFQRWLQ
- the NAP1L1 gene encoding nucleosome assembly protein 1-like 1 isoform X4, with the protein product MADIDNKEQSELDQDLDDVEEVEEEETGEETKIKARQLTVQMMQNPQILAALQERLDGLVETPTGYIESLPRVVKRRVNALKNLQVKCAHIEAKFYEEVHDLERKYAVLYQPLFDKRFEIINAIYEPTEEESEWKPDEEDEISELKEKAKIEDEKKDEEKEDPKGIPEFWLTVFKNVDLLSDMVQEHDEPILKHLKDIKVKFSDAGQPMSFVLEFHFEPNEYFTNEVLTKTYRMRSEPDDADPFSFDGPEIMGCTGCQIDWKKGKNVTLKTIKKKQKHKGRGTVRTVTKTVSNDSFFNFFAPPEVPESGDLDDDAEAILAADFEIGHFLRERIIPRSVLYFTGEAIEDDDDDYDEEGEEADEGYQLFEEVKSCSKLFQRWLQ
- the NAP1L1 gene encoding nucleosome assembly protein 1-like 1 isoform X2 encodes the protein MADIDNKEQSELDQDLDDVEEVEEEETGEETKIKARQLTVQMMQNPQILAALQERLDGLVETPTGYIESLPRVVKRRVNALKNLQVKCAHIEAKFYEEVHDLERKYAVLYQPLFDKRFEIINAIYEPTEEESEWKPDEEDEISELKEKAKIEDEKKDEEKEDPKGIPEFWLTVFKNVDLLSDMVQEHDEPILKHLKDIKVKFSDAGQPMSFVLEFHFEPNEYFTNEVLTKTYRMRSEPDDADPFSFDGPEIMGCTGCQIDWKKGKNVTLKTIKKKQKHKGRGTVRTVTKTVSNDSFFNFFAPPEVPESGDLDDDAEAILAADFEIGHFLRERIIPRSVLYFTGEAIEDDDDDYDEEGEEADEEGEEEGDEENDPDYDPKKDHNPAECKQQ